One part of the Oceanihabitans sp. IOP_32 genome encodes these proteins:
- a CDS encoding DUF6266 family protein: protein MGKIPQGILGSLSGKVGSIIGGSWKGIDYIRIKPASVANPRTEGQVNQRNKFTITLEYLQATSDFIKVGYKAFAVKKTEFNAAMSYVLNNAVGGIAPNFTIDYSLALLSRGSLSSVLNGSTDLATPGQVTFDWDDNSAEGNANATDKAMVLVYNPSKKESVSILNGADRTVGSQVITIPNTYAGDTVELFMAFVSADGTQVSNSVYLGSGTAA, encoded by the coding sequence ATGGGAAAAATTCCACAAGGTATTTTAGGAAGTCTATCCGGAAAAGTAGGTAGTATTATTGGCGGTAGTTGGAAAGGTATTGACTACATCAGAATCAAGCCAGCAAGCGTGGCGAATCCACGAACAGAAGGTCAGGTAAATCAACGTAATAAATTTACTATTACATTGGAGTATCTTCAAGCGACAAGCGATTTTATTAAAGTTGGATATAAGGCTTTTGCTGTTAAGAAAACAGAATTTAATGCTGCTATGTCTTATGTGTTAAATAATGCAGTAGGAGGCATCGCACCTAACTTTACAATCGATTATTCTTTAGCTTTATTGAGTAGAGGTTCTTTGTCTAGTGTTTTAAATGGTTCAACCGATTTAGCAACACCAGGACAAGTAACTTTTGATTGGGATGATAACTCGGCAGAAGGTAATGCAAACGCAACCGATAAAGCGATGGTATTAGTTTACAATCCAAGTAAAAAAGAATCTGTATCTATTCTTAATGGTGCAGATAGAACTGTAGGTTCTCAAGTAATTACTATACCGAATACCTATGCAGGAGATACAGTAGAGCTATTTATGGCGTTTGTTTCTGCTGATGGTACACAAGTATCAAATAGTGTGTATTTAGGCTCTGGTACGGCAGCTTAA